The following proteins come from a genomic window of Andrena cerasifolii isolate SP2316 chromosome 6, iyAndCera1_principal, whole genome shotgun sequence:
- the Fzr gene encoding fizzy and cell division cycle 20 related, whose translation MFHYEYEKRLLKSNSESYIDNLAGPGLHSSVYFSPTKMVNNSFDRFIPTRSGNNWQTTFSMISENNRNGIVTKKTRENGEGSRDGIAYSCLLKNELLGASIEDVKGQCEERRVLSPLVTKNLFKYTTPTKDHTLLDQSSPYSLSPLSAKSQKLLRSPRKATRKISRIPFKVLDAPELQDDFYLNLVDWSSQNVLSVGLGSCVYLWSACTSQVTRLCDLSSDGNSVTSVAWNERGNLVAVGTHLGYIQVWDVAVSKQVSKLQGHSARVGALAWNGEVLSSGSRDRLILQRDVRTPCVVSERRLGAHRQEVCGLKWSPDNQYLASGGNDNRLYVWNLHSLSPIQTYTEHLAAVKAIAWSPHHHGLLASGGGTADRCIRFWNTLTGQPMQCIDTGSQVCNLAWSKHSSELVSTHGYSQNQILVWKYPSLTQVAKLTGHSYRVLYLAMSPDGEAIVTGAGDETLRFWNVFSKARSQKENKSVLNLFTSIR comes from the coding sequence atgttccacTACGAATatgagaaacggctattgaagtCAAACAGCGAAAGCTATATAGATAATCTGGCAGGTCCCGGACTCCATTCATCGGTATATTTCTCACCGACTAAAATGGTGAATAACAGCTTCGATCGATTTATACCAACAAGATCGGGCAATAATTGGCAAACAACATTCTCAATGATATCGGAGAACAATCGGAACGGGATAGTCACAAAAAAGACTCGCGAAAATGGAGAAGGTAGTCGCGATGGTATCGCTTATTCGTGCCTTCTGAAAAACGAACTACTCGGAGCGAGCATAGAAGATGTGAAGGGTCAGTGCGAAGAGCGAAGAGTATTATCACCATTAGTTACCAAAAATCTCTTTAAATACACTACGCCCACAAAAGACCACACGCTGCTCGATCAGAGTTCGCCTTATTCCCTATCGCCATTGAGCGCCAAAAGCCAGAAACTCCTAAGGTCACCAAGGAAAGCGACcagaaaaatttccagaatacctTTTAAGGTACTGGACGCTCCCGAATTGCAAGATGACTTCTACCTAAATCTTGTTGACTGGTCTTCTCAGAATGTCCTTAGCGTTGGACTAGGTAGCTGCGTCTACTTGTGGTCTGCCTGTACCAGCCAAGTGACCAGACTATGCGACTTGTCCAGTGATGGCAATAGCGTGACATCGGTCGCTTGGAACGAAAGGGGGAACTTAGTCGCCGTTGGCACCCACTTAGGCTACATCCAAGTCTGGGATGTAGCTGTGAGTAAGCAAGTAAGCAAGCTACAAGGACACAGCGCCAGAGTTGGAGCACTAGCCTGGAACGGCGAGGTTTTGTCCTCTGGTAGTAGAGACAGGTTGATATTACAAAGAGATGTTAGAACTCCTTGTGTTGTCAGTGAAAGGCGTCTGGGGGCTCATAGGCAAGAGGTTTGTGGACTTAAATGGTCTCCGGATAATCAATACTTGGCGTCTGGCGGAAATGACAATAGACTGTACGTGTGGAACTTACATTCCCTGTCGCCGATACAGACTTACACAGAGCATCTAGCAGCTGTTAAAGCCATCGCGTGGTCTCCACATCATCATGGCTTGCTGGCCTCCGGCGGCGGTACAGCAGATAGATGCATCAGATTCTGGAACACGCTAACTGGCCAACCAATGCAGTGTATCGACACTGGCTCCCAAGTCTGTAATTTGGCCTGGAGTAAGCATAGTTCGGAACTAGTCAGTACGCACGGCTATTCCCAGAATCAGATTCTGGTCTGGAAGTATCCCAGTCTGACGCAAGTCGCGAAACTAACGGGACATTCTTATAGAGTTTTGTATCTAGCTATGTCACCGGACGGCGAAGCTATTGTAACAGGGGCTGGTGACGAAACTTTGCGTTTTTGGAATGTGTTCAGTAAAGCGCGTAGTCAAAAGGAAAACAAGTCTGTACTAAATCTCTTTACTAGTATTCGATAA
- the Nop5 gene encoding nop5 ribonucleoprotein isoform X1 — MLILFETPAGYAIFKLLDENKLTEVDNLFRDFETPEAASKIIKLKHFEKFADTTEALAATTAAVEGKLCKSLKKILKKYCVELQEQLAVADAKLGNAIKDKLSLSCVSNTAIQELMRCIRSQIDGLLAGLPKKEMTAMALGLAHSLSRYKLKFSPDKIDTMIIQAVCLLDDLDKELNNYVMRCREWYGWHFPELGKIITDNIAFVKTVKVIGTRENTINSDLSDILPEDVEEKVKEAAQISMGTEISEDDILNIQHLCDQVIEISQYRAQLYDYLKARMMAMAPNLTVLVGELVGARLISHAGSLINLAKHPASTVQILGAEKALFRALKTKKDTPKYGLIYHAQLVGQSSTKNKGKMSRMLAAKAALATRVDALGEDGNFNLGAEHKVKLEARLRILEEGNLRRISGTGKAKAKFEKYHVKSEHIQYPTAVDTTLASGKRRHSEIEDKKPLIEEIAAKQDEEIPKKKKKQQSTQDTEELNLQDEDPVKQDPETAAVSKKKKKKKVKAEMVEEDTTKSVVKEETVAESSEAIEEQRKKKKKKKAKQEVKGTEEVQVSEETTPPTTESNEELVSEKRKKKKKKSQDE, encoded by the exons atgttaatattatttgaaactcCGGCAGGATATGCCATTTTTAAG TTACTTGATGAAAACAAATTAACGGAAGTGGATAACCTTTTCCGTGATTTTGAAACTCCCGAAGCAGCCAGTAAAAT AATTAAATTAaagcattttgaaaaattcgctgATACTACCGAAGCTCTTGCAGCTACTACAGCTGCGGTAGAAGGTAAACTCTGTAAATCACTGAAGAAGATCCTGAAGAAATATTGCGTTGAGCTACAAGAACAACTAGCTGTTGCCGATGCTAAGTTGGGTAATGCAATAAAGGATAAACTCAGCCTGTCTTGTGTCAGTAACACTGCTATACAAGAATTAATGAGATGTATTCGAAGTCAAATAGATGGTTTGCTGGCCGGACTTCCAAAGAAAGAAATGACCGCAATGGCATTAGGTTTAGCGCACAGTTTATCTAGatacaaacttaaattttcacCTGATAAAATCGATACTATGATAATACAAGCTGTTTGTCTGCTAGACGATTTAGACAAggaattaaataattatgttATGCGCTGCCGTGAATGGTATGGTTGGCATTTCCCCGAACTTGGGAAGATCATTACAGATAACATAGCTTTTGTGAAAACAGTAAAAGTCATTGGAACCAGAGAAAATACCATAAACTCAGATTTGTCGGATATATTGCCAGAAGATGTGGAAGAGAAAGTAAAAGAAGCTGCTCAAATATCTATGGGAACTGAAATCTCTGAAGACGATATCTTAAATATACAACATTTGTGTGACCAAGTTATTGAAATCTCTCAATACAGAGCACAGTTATATGATTATCTTAAGGCAAGGATGATGGCAATGGCACCAAATTTAACTGTACTCGTTGGGGAATTAGTGGGTGCCCGTTTGATTTCACATGCTGGCTCTTTAATCAATCTAGCTAAACATCCAGCATCTACTGTGCAAATACTTGGCGCAGAAAAGGCTTTATTCCGAGCATTGAAGACCAAAAAAGATACTCCGAAATACGGTTTAATTTATCACGCGCAGCTCGTTGGACAATcctcaacaaaaaataaaggaaagatgTCCAGAATGTTAGCAGCTAAAGCTGCATTAGCAACTAGAGTAGATGCGCTAGGAGAAGATGGAAATTTTAATCTTGGCGCTGAACATAAAGTGAAATTAGAAGCACGTTTGAGAATTTTAGAAGAAGGAAATCTTCGTAGAATTAGCGGAACGGGTAAAGCAAAAGCAAAGTTTGAGAAATACCATGTTAAAAGCGAACACATTCAGTACCCTACAGCTGTTGATACAACTCTCGCAAGTGGAAAAAGACGACATTCTGAAATCGAAGATAAGAAACCCTTGATTGAAGAAATTGCTGCGAAGCAAGATGAAGAAATAcctaagaaaaagaaaaagcaacAAAGTACTCAAGATACAGAAGAACTAAATCTACAAGACGAAGATCCAGTAAAACAAGACCCAGAAACTGCAGCTgtatcgaagaagaagaagaagaagaaagttaaAGCAGAAATGGTGGAAGAGGACACAACTAAATCTGTTGTAAAGGAAGAAACGGTTGCAGAAAGTTCCGAAGCGATAGAGG aacaaagaaaaaagaagaagaagaagaaggctaAGCAGGAGGTAAAGGGTACAGAAGAGGTTCAGGTAAGTGAAGAAACTACACCTCCAACTACAGAAAGTAACGAAGAACTTGTaagtgaaaaaaggaaaaagaagaaaaagaaatcccAGGATGAATAA
- the Nop5 gene encoding nop5 ribonucleoprotein isoform X2 — protein sequence MLILFETPAGYAIFKLLDENKLTEVDNLFRDFETPEAASKIIKLKHFEKFADTTEALAATTAAVEGKLCKSLKKILKKYCVELQEQLAVADAKLGNAIKDKLSLSCVSNTAIQELMRCIRSQIDGLLAGLPKKEMTAMALGLAHSLSRYKLKFSPDKIDTMIIQAVCLLDDLDKELNNYVMRCREWYGWHFPELGKIITDNIAFVKTVKVIGTRENTINSDLSDILPEDVEEKVKEAAQISMGTEISEDDILNIQHLCDQVIEISQYRAQLYDYLKARMMAMAPNLTVLVGELVGARLISHAGSLINLAKHPASTVQILGAEKALFRALKTKKDTPKYGLIYHAQLVGQSSTKNKGKMSRMLAAKAALATRVDALGEDGNFNLGAEHKVKLEARLRILEEGNLRRISGTGKAKAKFEKYHVKSEHIQYPTAVDTTLASGKRRHSEIEDKKPLIEEIAAKQDEEIPKKKKKQQSTQDTEELNLQDEDPVKQDPETAAVSKKKKKKKVKAEMVEEDTTKSVVKEETVAESSEAIEG from the exons atgttaatattatttgaaactcCGGCAGGATATGCCATTTTTAAG TTACTTGATGAAAACAAATTAACGGAAGTGGATAACCTTTTCCGTGATTTTGAAACTCCCGAAGCAGCCAGTAAAAT AATTAAATTAaagcattttgaaaaattcgctgATACTACCGAAGCTCTTGCAGCTACTACAGCTGCGGTAGAAGGTAAACTCTGTAAATCACTGAAGAAGATCCTGAAGAAATATTGCGTTGAGCTACAAGAACAACTAGCTGTTGCCGATGCTAAGTTGGGTAATGCAATAAAGGATAAACTCAGCCTGTCTTGTGTCAGTAACACTGCTATACAAGAATTAATGAGATGTATTCGAAGTCAAATAGATGGTTTGCTGGCCGGACTTCCAAAGAAAGAAATGACCGCAATGGCATTAGGTTTAGCGCACAGTTTATCTAGatacaaacttaaattttcacCTGATAAAATCGATACTATGATAATACAAGCTGTTTGTCTGCTAGACGATTTAGACAAggaattaaataattatgttATGCGCTGCCGTGAATGGTATGGTTGGCATTTCCCCGAACTTGGGAAGATCATTACAGATAACATAGCTTTTGTGAAAACAGTAAAAGTCATTGGAACCAGAGAAAATACCATAAACTCAGATTTGTCGGATATATTGCCAGAAGATGTGGAAGAGAAAGTAAAAGAAGCTGCTCAAATATCTATGGGAACTGAAATCTCTGAAGACGATATCTTAAATATACAACATTTGTGTGACCAAGTTATTGAAATCTCTCAATACAGAGCACAGTTATATGATTATCTTAAGGCAAGGATGATGGCAATGGCACCAAATTTAACTGTACTCGTTGGGGAATTAGTGGGTGCCCGTTTGATTTCACATGCTGGCTCTTTAATCAATCTAGCTAAACATCCAGCATCTACTGTGCAAATACTTGGCGCAGAAAAGGCTTTATTCCGAGCATTGAAGACCAAAAAAGATACTCCGAAATACGGTTTAATTTATCACGCGCAGCTCGTTGGACAATcctcaacaaaaaataaaggaaagatgTCCAGAATGTTAGCAGCTAAAGCTGCATTAGCAACTAGAGTAGATGCGCTAGGAGAAGATGGAAATTTTAATCTTGGCGCTGAACATAAAGTGAAATTAGAAGCACGTTTGAGAATTTTAGAAGAAGGAAATCTTCGTAGAATTAGCGGAACGGGTAAAGCAAAAGCAAAGTTTGAGAAATACCATGTTAAAAGCGAACACATTCAGTACCCTACAGCTGTTGATACAACTCTCGCAAGTGGAAAAAGACGACATTCTGAAATCGAAGATAAGAAACCCTTGATTGAAGAAATTGCTGCGAAGCAAGATGAAGAAATAcctaagaaaaagaaaaagcaacAAAGTACTCAAGATACAGAAGAACTAAATCTACAAGACGAAGATCCAGTAAAACAAGACCCAGAAACTGCAGCTgtatcgaagaagaagaagaagaagaaagttaaAGCAGAAATGGTGGAAGAGGACACAACTAAATCTGTTGTAAAGGAAGAAACGGTTGCAGAAAGTTCCGAAGCGATAGAGGGTta a